CAGCGACCTCCAGATCCAGCGTCACCTTGTCACCGGACTCGATGAAGGTGGCCTTGCCCGTGGTGAGGCTGTCGCTGCGGCTGTCCAGGGTGGCGATGGCGCTGCGCCCCGTGCCGCACGCGGCGAGCACGAGCACGGCGGACATCAGGGACACACGGAAGAAGGCAACGGAGGGGTTCTTCACGGAGGACTCCTTCCCGCCAGGGAGGCGGGGCGGTGGGTGAAACGGCTGGCCGCCTAGCTACCCGGCCACACGCGCTCCAGCCATCTGAAAACATGAACATCGTCGTGAGCGTTGTGGGCTGTCGGACGCTTGGTGGAACACCCTGGGGAACGCACGAAGGGATTGCGCGAAAAATCCCGGAGGTTTAGTTTGGGCGCGTCGAGCGGTCCGGTGTTCTCCGTCCACGAGGCCTCGTACTCCATTGAAGCTGCACTCCTGAATCGTCAGCGCTGTCCGTCAGCCACTCCCGGGCCCCTCGTGCGTGCCCGGAACGATTCCGGAGTCCCCTCGTGTCATCCGTCCGCGCTCACCGCGTTTCCTTCGCCTTCTCCGACGCCGTCTCCCTGTTCTCCGACGTGGAGTTCCACCTGCCCTCCGGCTGGACGGGCCTCGTTGGCGCCAATGGCGCCGGCAAGTCCACCCTGCTCCGCCTGCTCTCCGGGGAGCTGACGCCCACCGACGGCCATCTCCAGTTCGAGCCCCCCTCGGCGCTCATCCAGCTCTGTCCCCAACAGGTCGAGGCGCTCACTCCCGACATCACCGCGCTCGCGGAGGCCGCGGACTCGCGGGCCCGGCGGCTCATCGGGCAGCTCGCCCTGGATCCCTGGTCGCTCGAGCGGTGGGCCACGCTGTCCCCGGGTGAGCGCAAGCGCTGGCAGATCGGCGCCGCCCTGGCGCGCGAGCCCGACGTGCTGCTGCTCGACGAGCCCACCAACCACCTCGATGCCGAGGCCCGGAAGTGGCTGCTGGCCGCGTTGCGCCGCTTCCGGGGCGTGGGCGTGCTCGTCTCCCATGATCGCGAGGTGCTCGAGGAGCTCACCACCTCCACGTTGCGCGTGCACGCGGGGACGGTGCGGCTGTGGCCGGGCGCCTATCCCGCCGCACGGGAGGCCTGGGAGGCGGAGCTGGAGGCGCGCCGCACCACGCGCCAACACGCCCAGGAGGAGCATCGTCGGCTCCAGCAGCGGCTCGTCCAGACGCGCCGGGAGCAGGAGTCCGCCTCCGCCGCGCGCAACGCGGGCAGCCGCATGCGGAACAAGTACGACAGCGACGCGCGCACCCTGGGGGCCAAGAACCTCGCGAACTGGGCGGATGAGCGGCTCGGCCGGCGAGTGACGACCACCCGCCGCGAGGTCGAGCGCGCCGCCTCCGCCGTCGAGTCGATCGAGGTGGAGAAGACGCTCGGCCGTTCCGTTTTCGTGGACTACGTCCGCCCGCCCCACCCGCTCCTGTTCAGCCTCGACCTGCCCGGCCTGCGCGCGGGAGACGTCGAGCTGTTCGGTCCGCTGCGGCTCGACATCTCCCGCGAGGCGCGCATCCGCATCGAGGGTCCCAACGGCGTGGGCAAGAGCACCCTGCTGAGGGCCCTGCTCGAGCATGCCCGCGTGCCGCGCGAGCGCGTGCTGTACCTGCCCCAGGACGTGAGCGCGGAGGAGGCCCGGGAGGCGCTCGACGCGGTGCGCGAGTTGCCCCCCGACGAGAAGGGCCGCGTGCTGTCACTCATCGCCGCGCTCGGGGTGGATCCCGAGCACCTGCTCGCCTCGGAACAGCCGTCGCCGGGGGAGACGCGCAAGCTGCTCATCGCCCGGGGCCTGGGCCAACATGCCTGGGCGCTCGTGCTCGACGAGCCTTCCAACCACCTGGATCTGCCCTCGCTGGAACGACTGGAGGAAGCCCTCCACGGCTACCCTGGCGCCCTGGTGCTGGTCTCTCATGACGCGCACTTCGCTCGGAGGTGCACCAAGGAATGCTGGCGGGTGGGCGGAGGCGGCGTGGAGGTGAGCTCGGAGTAAGGCGCTCACTTCGCATCGCCACCCACCGGGCAGCCAATCCTCGCCCTCGCACTTTCGCGGTTCCATGCGCAGGGCCGAGGCCCGTTGAGCTGTTTCCAACCTTGACCAGGGTGTGAAGCCATGGGGAGGAAGCAGCTTGGCGACACGGCATCGGCGTGAACTGGTGTGCGCATGGATTTGAGAGCTCGAGCCGAGCGGGCGGGCGCCACGATGGAGGACGTCCTCTCGCTCCTGGAGGCAGCCCAGTTGCTCGCCAGGCTCCGGGAGTTTCGTGAAGTCGCCCAGCGCACATGCTCGGTGGCGAAACGACTCGCGGCGGCCGACGGCGCGACCTTCGTGCTGAGCGAGGGCGAGAACGTCTACTACGCCGAGGAGGAGTCTCCCTCCTGTCTCTGGCGGGGACGCCGCTTTCCGGCCTCGGCGTGCATCTCCGGATGGGCGATCCACCACCATCAGCCCGTGGCGATCCAGGACATCTACGCCGACTCTCGCATTCCCCACGCGGCCTACCGTCCCACCTTCGTCAAAAGCCTCGCCATCCTGCCCCTGGGCCGCGAGTCGCCCGTCGGCTCGCTGGGCGTCTACTGGGCGCACGAGCACGCGGCGACCGAGCGGGAGATGTTCCTGCTGGACGTGCTGGCCGAAGCCGCTTCCGCCGCTCTCTCCCACGCCGAGTGCTGGCAACGAGTGGTGCAACTCCAGTCCCGAGAGGCCCCTCCGTCGGAGACGCCCGGTAGCGGTGAGGACCCCATGCTCACACGGCTCATGCCCATTCTCGCGCATGACCTGAAGAACCCACTGGGGGCCATCTCCCTGGCGGCCCAGTCGCTGCTGCGGCGAGACGGACTCGAGGAGCGGGAACACACCAACGTGCGGCGAATCCTCTCCAGCGTGACACGCGCGCGCTACCTGGTGGACGAGGTGCTCGAGTATACCCGCCTCCGGCAGATGGGAGGACTGCGGCTGGACATTGTCTCCACGCGGATGGATGAACTCGCCCGCACGGTCGTCGATGAAACGAGGAGCGCCTTTCCCCAGCGGCGGATCGAACTCATCTCCGAGCAGACGAGCGGCATGTGGGATCCGCACCGGCTGGCGGAGGCACTGACCAACCTCGTCGGCAACGCGGTCCAGTATGGCCACCCGGAGACGCCCGTCACGCTCCGGGTCGGGGCCCGGCAGAGCGAGTCCTACGTCGAGGTCCACAACGACGGCCCGCCCATTCCCGAGGAACTGCTCCCCTTCATCTTCGAGCCGTTCCGCCGGGGACGTGGCGATGGACGCAACTCGGTGGGGCTGGGGCTCTTCATCGTGGACCAGATCATCCGGGCGCACGGCGGGCGCATCCAGGTCTGCTCCCAGCATGGCCTGGGCACCACCTTCACCCTCTGTCTGCCCATGCAACAGATGCAGCCCATCCCCATGTGCTCCGAACTCGCCTAGGTGTCCTGGAGACGGGCGAGTAGGCCCACAGTTCCTTTGGCGCTCGAACCAACATCACGAACGAATTCCGCCCGCTTTGGGTCTTGCTGGGCGATGCGGTACGCTTTCGAGCATTGGCACACTGGAACCTCGGCCCGTACAAGCAGTGGGAGGTTTCCTCTCCCACTGCCCGGGATACTCCAGCAAACGCGTGGCCGTCATCGCCGAGAGCGCTGTGGCCAGTGTCCAGCAGATGCAACACAATCCTGAATGCCAAGTTCTCCTGCGAAGGAGATACGTCATTCTCGATCTGAAGCAAGCGCACAGTACAGCCCTGCTTCTTCACGACGTCCCGGCTTCGCCAGATGAGCTCGCCGACAACTGGTGGAGGGCGTTCTCCAAGTTTTTGTGCGCCCTTGCCCACTCTTCCGGAAAAGACTCGCGAGTCCACACCTCAAGGGCGGACTGGTAGGAAGCAATGGCCTGCCGCAGGTTGTCCTCCCGGCTGCCGCTCGACCTGGGTGGACTGAATCGAGGAAGCCCCACTCTTGCGAATGATGCTGGCCGCGATCTTGAGGGAACTCTCCAGGTCGGAAGTGATGGCTCCGCCCGCGATCATCTTGAGCTGGGAGATGAGCTGTCCTTCGATTTCCGCTGAGTTTTGACTGCTGGTGGTCTGATCGAGCTTCTCGGATTGCTCGGAACCCTGCCACTTCTGCACATACTCCAGCGCGATCGCCACGGCCCGCAGACTGATCCGTACCTTTTTGCAGAGTTCGGTTTCACGCAGGGGCAACAGTCTATGGAAGATCGAAAGGGAGAGCGCCCGATCCGTGGTCGCCTCCACCTGTTGCCGGATGTCCGCGAGCAAGGGGAGGAGGGGTTCCCTTCGTTGCTCGGACCGTTCATCCTCTTCCGCCACTGCCCTCTGGAGCGCGTCTCCGACCGCATCAACGTTGGAGACGTGCTTGCCCGAAATGGAGGCACCCTAGCGCAGCACCGAGACCGGTCAACGCGGCAGCCCTATCCGCCTCCACCCGGAAGCCCCCCGTGCAGCCGCGCGCGAAGCACCGGCTCCCCCTCCTCGCCGAGGCGCAGGCCTCCGGGCGGGGCCCCTTACCAGCGCCGCTGCCGGAAGGGAGCCTCGAAGGCCGCGAAGACCTCCTCCTACCCGCCCCGGCCCGGAGCGAGCCCCGTGTCGTAGTTGGGCTCCTGGCCTATCTCCGGCACCTGCTCGGCGTGGACGACCTTGCCGCCCTCGTCGATCACCACCACGCGGGAGTACAAGCCCGCCAGCCTGGTCACGCCGCTTCCAGGTAGCTCCCCGTTTCCTCCCGGGTTGATGTCTTTCAAACCCAGTGAACTCCGCCCTTCAGGAAGAGATGGACGTCTGGATTGTCTTGTGCTTCTGGAGGGAGTTGCACATGAGGAGCGTCGAAGGGGTCCAGGACGGATGGGTGGCTCGGGTGCTGGGACTGGCGCACCTGGAGAGCCCCGAAGGCAAACAGGTGCGGCTCGAGCGGCGGGCCGCGGCGATGCTGGCATATCTGGGACTGGAGGGGCCCTCGCCGAAGTTCACCGTCGCGAGCCTGCTGTGGCCCGACTCGCCGCCCACCACCATTCGCGCCAACATGCGCCAGTTGCTGCGCCGCCTGCGCCTGCTGTGCGACGGCGTGGAGCTGGTGGAGGCCACCTCCGAGCGTCTGGCGACCGTCCCGGGTCTCTGGCTGGACGTCGCCCAGCTCAAGGCGGCGGCCGAGGCCCACGCCCACTCCCGGGTGCTCGAGATCGCGCGGTCCACGGGGAGCGGTGCGCTGCTCTCCGGTCTGGAGTTGGAGGACTGCGACGAGCTGTCACGCTGGCTGGACGGCGCGCGCACCGCCGTGGAGGGCTGGGTGCGCGCCGCGCGCCAGCAGGGCGTCACCCAGGCCATGGCCGGGGGGGACTGGAACACCGCGTCCGCGCTGGTGCACGCCTGGCTGCAACACGAGCCCGAGTCCGAGCAGGCCGGCCGCCACCTCATCCAGTTGCACTACCTCCAGGGAGACCGTGACGCCGCCCTGGCCGCCTTCGAGCGGCTGCGCGCGACCCTCTCCCGCGAGCTGGATGTGGACCCCATGCCCGAGACGCTCGCCCTGGTGCGGCAGATCGAGAAGGGCACCGGGGTGAGGCCCCCGCCCCAGGCCGCGCAGGGTGCTCCCCTGCCCCTCTCCGTGCGGCGCCCACCCGTGCTCGCCGGCCGGGAGGTCGCATGGCGCGAGCTCGAGGAGGGCTTCGCCTCCAGCCAGTTGGTGTTCATCAGCGGTGAGCCCGGGGTGGGCAAGTCCCGTCTCGTCGAGGAGTTCGCGGCCAGCAAGGGACGGTGGGTGAAGCTCGAGGGGCGCTTCGGGGATCAGGCCATTCCCTTCGCCTCGCAGGCCCGCGCCTTCCGGGTCCATATGGCCCACCGGCCCGAGGTGATCCTCCCGGGTTGGGTCCGCACGGAGCTGTCCCGCATCCTTCCCGAGCTGGGGGGAGAGCGGCCACCACCACTGGCCTCGGAGGCCGACGAGCTGCGCTTCTACGACGCGAACGTGGAGGCCATGCGGCTGTTGATGGCGGACTACCGCGTCGTCATCACGGATGACGTGCAGTACTGGGACAGTGCCAGCTCCAAGGTGTTCACCTACGCGTTCGAGCGCCTCCTGGATTCGAGCACGGACGCGGCCCACGCGCCCCGCTTCATCGACTGCTACCGCCGCGGCGAACTCCCGCCCTACTCCGAGAACAGCGTGCGGCAGTTGGTGGACACGGGACGCGCGCGCCTCGTCGAGCTCGGTCCGCTCTCCGAGGAACAGGTCCACCAGCTCCTCGCGGGCCTGGAGCTGCCCGGTGCCGAGGCGCACGCCGATGCCCTCGCCCGCTACACCGGAGGCAATCCCCTCTACATCCTCGAGACGCTCAAGCACCTCATCGAGACGGATGGCCTGCGCAAGGACTGGCCGCACCGCCTTCCCCCGCCGGGACGGGTGGGCCCCCTGCTCCAGCGCCGCCTGGAGCGGCTCTCGCCCCGAGCCCTCCAGAGCGCCCAGCTCGCCGCCCTGGCGGGCCCCTTCTTCCGCACCTCCCTCGTGTCCGAGGTGCTCGAGCTGTCCGCCACCGAGCGTCTCGCGGCGCTCGCCGAACTCGAGGCCGCCCAGGTCCTGGTGGGCGAGCGCTTCAGCCATGATCTGGTGGAAGAGGCGATCCGGGCCAGCGTGTCTCCCATCGCCGCCCGGGAGCTGCATGCGCGGCTCGCCGCCGTCCTCGAGCGCTCCCAGGCTCCCGCCCAGATCCTCTCCCATCACTGGAGGGAGGCGGGTGAGCTGGAGCGCGCGCGGAGCATCCAGCCCCGGCCGTTGTGAGGGCGAGGCGGTCCTCGGGTGCCGCCTGGGGCCTACGCGCCGCGGGGCCTGCTCTCCGCCAGACACCGATTCACATGGTTGGCCAGCACCGCGACATTCGGGGACTGGAACAGGCTGCCGTGGTCACCGGGCACGAAGTGCACGTCCAGCGAGCCGGTGATGTGTCGGCGCACCCGCTCCAGGGCGGCCTTGAGCGCGT
Above is a window of Cystobacter fuscus DNA encoding:
- a CDS encoding ATP-binding cassette domain-containing protein produces the protein MSSVRAHRVSFAFSDAVSLFSDVEFHLPSGWTGLVGANGAGKSTLLRLLSGELTPTDGHLQFEPPSALIQLCPQQVEALTPDITALAEAADSRARRLIGQLALDPWSLERWATLSPGERKRWQIGAALAREPDVLLLDEPTNHLDAEARKWLLAALRRFRGVGVLVSHDREVLEELTTSTLRVHAGTVRLWPGAYPAAREAWEAELEARRTTRQHAQEEHRRLQQRLVQTRREQESASAARNAGSRMRNKYDSDARTLGAKNLANWADERLGRRVTTTRREVERAASAVESIEVEKTLGRSVFVDYVRPPHPLLFSLDLPGLRAGDVELFGPLRLDISREARIRIEGPNGVGKSTLLRALLEHARVPRERVLYLPQDVSAEEAREALDAVRELPPDEKGRVLSLIAALGVDPEHLLASEQPSPGETRKLLIARGLGQHAWALVLDEPSNHLDLPSLERLEEALHGYPGALVLVSHDAHFARRCTKECWRVGGGGVEVSSE
- a CDS encoding GAF domain-containing sensor histidine kinase; the protein is MDLRARAERAGATMEDVLSLLEAAQLLARLREFREVAQRTCSVAKRLAAADGATFVLSEGENVYYAEEESPSCLWRGRRFPASACISGWAIHHHQPVAIQDIYADSRIPHAAYRPTFVKSLAILPLGRESPVGSLGVYWAHEHAATEREMFLLDVLAEAASAALSHAECWQRVVQLQSREAPPSETPGSGEDPMLTRLMPILAHDLKNPLGAISLAAQSLLRRDGLEEREHTNVRRILSSVTRARYLVDEVLEYTRLRQMGGLRLDIVSTRMDELARTVVDETRSAFPQRRIELISEQTSGMWDPHRLAEALTNLVGNAVQYGHPETPVTLRVGARQSESYVEVHNDGPPIPEELLPFIFEPFRRGRGDGRNSVGLGLFIVDQIIRAHGGRIQVCSQHGLGTTFTLCLPMQQMQPIPMCSELA
- a CDS encoding ATP-binding protein, which gives rise to MRSVEGVQDGWVARVLGLAHLESPEGKQVRLERRAAAMLAYLGLEGPSPKFTVASLLWPDSPPTTIRANMRQLLRRLRLLCDGVELVEATSERLATVPGLWLDVAQLKAAAEAHAHSRVLEIARSTGSGALLSGLELEDCDELSRWLDGARTAVEGWVRAARQQGVTQAMAGGDWNTASALVHAWLQHEPESEQAGRHLIQLHYLQGDRDAALAAFERLRATLSRELDVDPMPETLALVRQIEKGTGVRPPPQAAQGAPLPLSVRRPPVLAGREVAWRELEEGFASSQLVFISGEPGVGKSRLVEEFAASKGRWVKLEGRFGDQAIPFASQARAFRVHMAHRPEVILPGWVRTELSRILPELGGERPPPLASEADELRFYDANVEAMRLLMADYRVVITDDVQYWDSASSKVFTYAFERLLDSSTDAAHAPRFIDCYRRGELPPYSENSVRQLVDTGRARLVELGPLSEEQVHQLLAGLELPGAEAHADALARYTGGNPLYILETLKHLIETDGLRKDWPHRLPPPGRVGPLLQRRLERLSPRALQSAQLAALAGPFFRTSLVSEVLELSATERLAALAELEAAQVLVGERFSHDLVEEAIRASVSPIAARELHARLAAVLERSQAPAQILSHHWREAGELERARSIQPRPL